ctggaacattttacatacaacagatcattccacacttatttgggtatacaaaaaaacatatcgttttcaattcaagagtacagtttaatacaaatataggtacagTCATCTTAATACCATAGTTTATACAaatatacgattttccaacaaaaatagaggTGATACCCAAGACccccaattttccccaaaactgtaacccgaaaattccatattttcagctgatagattttcccaaataagtagctaaATCATATATACAATCATAAACTACAATCATAAACTACATGCTTACctattccgatttcaaaaataacttgcataaatagaatccccttacttttaacccgaaaaccaaaacacgaactctacgcctccaaaactacgaaccaagttcCTAAAACTTAAATAACAAAGAACAATACTTTCTTACAATCCTATTCTCTACATATCTACCAAAAACGAAAACAGATTCAGagccttacctcagttttgggtcaaacccgaaaattttcaaaacaaatatctGATCCGCTATCCTCGaaaagattctcctcctgatccacgtagcaacGTCAAATCGTTGATTCCGGCAATAGATGActcgaaattctagagagagagagagagagagaggattttgatttcttcttcattaagtaagtgatttagatatttataacttggttgaccctgccatactcatcgacgagacagcaTCCTCGTTGATGGgccgcagaaggaagttcgtcgacgccaaggtggactcgtcgatggcaaaatccctcggtatctccCCATCGATGGGCTACTAAATCTCCTCGTCGAGCTGcacaagagacttcgtcgacgagaaaagaagcctcgtcgacgagccctgttgatttttacctttttaattttctttttcttttcttatttatttaatacacctatctcagGTCGGGTTCTTATAGTAGCCGTCGACAGTTTCAGGCAGAATGCAGAAGTGTTCTTCCTGGAtttaaaccgtcaacggtttcgtTTGACGCAAgttatgatttttgaatttggagaTCATTAGAGTAGGGGCGATCAGAGGATTTTTCCTCCGAGGATTGCTACATGAATGATTTAGATAAGATCTAAGTTTACTATACTCATAGGGTTCGtatatattcatattttgtaaccctaattgtaagcttgacattgttcatagtgagaATCAGAGTTACTACTCCCGTGGACATAGACAAATTATCGAACCTTGTAAAttttgtgtctttgattattgcttttGTTTATTCGCATTATTGAGTGATTGCTTATACTGTATAGTTCATCATTGAGGGGTTGCATTACTTGTTTGTTGATTAATTCATGAGTTTGTGTGGGAGCTTCCATTGTGCATCCGCAAACAACACAAGTATTAATTTGTGTACAAAATTCTTCTTTGTTATGCCCAAAACTAGCACATGTTAGTATCCTTCACTCTTTTCATTGATTGAGCCAAAGACATTAAATTTgatgctttattttttttttttgaggcaTCAATGCAAAGACTACGTACAATTCAAGAAGACGTTTCACTTGATAATAGTCAACTAAAGTCCACTTTATAACAAGTAATTGAGGTTTAATTGTATACTTTGAGACATGTCATTGAAATTTAGCATAGTATAGATTTATGTTCCCTTATAATCATACAtgcatgaaataaaaaataaattgaattgTAATTGTTTTATTATCATCACTCTTTATTGCtttagtattttataatttatctacattcattgaagaaaatttaaaaaaaaaaattagtgcaTTCTCTTCTATGGTGAATTAATATAATCATGTGTTAAACTTGATTTTATAAACAAATTTATGGTCATAAATAATAAAACTTTCATTTGTaatatgataatgataaatacctCAAAAAAACTTATGCACCTATTTATAATTGGAACTtaatatgataaaaaaatttaCATTCTTAGAAATTATTATTTGTATTTAAATCAAGATGGGCACGTGCGTGTATCACGTGCTCCACCACTAGTATTAGTATAAATTTATTCGGATGAGAATGTAACACGTAAGTTTTTGTCTGAATGACATTAATATATTTGATTGATGTATTGTAAATACCGCGTGAATGCGATTGGAGATCTGTCCAACCGGCGTCTACAAAAACCTCAATCCGTCCTGCTCCTCGTCTCAAACCTCTTGAAATCCGACGTCCCCTGCAAGTCTATATCACGATTATCGCCCGAAAACTCCAATGGCAGCATCAAACTCAAAATCAAAAACAGGCGCTACGGATTCTTCCCCTGGTATTTCTCTTTTCCCATTTCCCACCAATCATGTGTTTATTTGATAGCCCATCTTCTACGAATCGAAGATCAGATTACCATTACTTACGATTTCCAACAGTTTATACTGGCTACAGAGTTAATACCCTTGTCGTTTTCTTGTATTCCTTGATCAAATCGAAGATTAGATATAGCAGTATTGACGATTTTCCAGAGTTGGCACTTTCTGGAATTTGTTCTTTCTCTGTTTGTAGCACTGTTCCTCCcatgtcttctctctctctctccctctctctctctctctctctctctctctctctctccacattTATATAGGGATAAATGTCCTTTGCACTGTCTTAAGAAAAACCCTTTTGTGCAATTCAatcttctttctcattttcttatGTCCCTTGATTGAATCAAAGATTAGATTAGCAGTGTATACGATTTTTCAAGAGTTGGTACTTTCGGTAGTTTTGTTCTTTCTCTGTTTGTAGTAATACCCCTCTGATGACTTGCATCTGTTTCTTCTTTGATAAATGTCGTTAGCACTTTGAGAACAAACCCTTTTGTGCCATTCAATCATCCTTCTCTCAATGCTTCAAATTTTCCTGATATGGTGTTGAAGTTACTTCATGGAAATGTAGAAGTTCAAACGAAGCAACTTGAATATATAGGGTTCTGTTTGTAGCAACTTGCCTGCAGCAATGTTCCTCACACtaccatttttttcttcttcttttggatAAATGTTGTTTGCACTGCCTTAAGAACAAAACCTTCTCTGCAAATCAATAATAATCTTTCTCTGAGTGTTTCACATGTTCCTGGCATGGTGTTTTCAGTCGCTACATACTTCAAactaaacaattttaataaattttcatGATGGCAGATGAAGATGTAAAGGCAACGAATTTGTTTGAGAGGGCCAAAGAAGAGATTGAGGCAATAATAAATACTGAGAGATCACACAAACATCGTGAGGAAACCCATGGAAGGCGTGGTGACATTGATGTAAACACCCCAATGGATTACGTCAAAGCTCCAAATGTATTTGAACGGGCAAAGGAGGAGATTGAGGCTGTTATTCAAGCAATTCATCCCCATAAAGAATCTCAAAGCAGTGCCTCACCTTTGGGCAAGAGAGGGCACTTCACTGGAAGTGGAAGGTTCGATATAACAGTTTCTGTTTGTATTTTTGGTGCTGGTCGAGACGTGGATTTGATTACCTTCCACTGATCCTATAATTGTGAACTTGCAGAGAAACAACTACAAAGACAGAGTTAGAACCACTGAAAGCAAATTCTCCATTTGGTATTTATCTAGCTTTCTCTGACCCACTGTATTTACTCATCATGCTTTAGACAATTGTAGCTTTCTCTTGAAAGTTATTGAATTATATTTACTCATCAAGCTTTGGACAATTGTTCCATCCTCTTGAAAGTTATTGAATTATACCAATCTGTTGGCTTCATAGCAATGCTAAAAGTATACTTTGTCTTGTGAAAATCTGTGATTGAGGATGCTGTTTTTGTGCGTTTTGCACGAAGGTGTAGAGCCAAAAGCCCAAACCCATGTCTTATTTGTGTCGTGTTATTTTCTTGTAGTGACAAAAGGTAGTTCCAAAACAGAGAAGTCACACCATCATCACCACATGGAAACTCATGGATTGAGTGATGACATTGATGAAAACATGCCAGTTGATG
This window of the Malania oleifera isolate guangnan ecotype guangnan chromosome 6, ASM2987363v1, whole genome shotgun sequence genome carries:
- the LOC131157530 gene encoding uncharacterized protein LOC131157530, coding for MAASNSKSKTGATDSSPDEDVKATNLFERAKEEIEAIINTERSHKHREETHGRRGDIDVNTPMDYVKAPNVFERAKEEIEAVIQAIHPHKESQSSASPLGKRGHFTGSGRETTTKTELEPLKANSPFVTKGSSKTEKSHHHHHMETHGLSDDIDENMPVDDVRGPNVFERVKEEIEAIVETIHPKKRSSKTVSSPPKD